ACCAGGAAGGTTACAAACACCAGTGATGTCAGTAGTTCTGAAGTAGAATTGTGGACGATAGTTATTGAAGAAAGGAGTGTGACGTCCACCTTCATCTTTAGTAAGAACGTAAACTTCCGCTTTGAACTTTCTGTGCGGAGTGATTGTTCCCGGTTTCGCAAGAACCTGACCTCTTTCGATGTCTTCTTTTTTAGTTCCGCGAAGGAGTGCACCGATGTTGTCACCAGCTTCTGCTTGGTCTAATAGTTTACGGAACATTTCAATTCCTGTAACAACAGACTTAGTAGTATCACGGATTCCAACGATTTCGATCTCGTCGTTGATTTTAAGAACACCTTGCTCTACACGGCCGGTTGCAACAGTTCCACGACCAGTGATCGAGAAAACGTCTTCAACAGGCATAAGGAAAGGTTTGTCAATAATACGGGTAGGGTTTGGAACGTAAGTATCAACCGCTTCCATAAGTTTGATGATGGATTTCATTCCTAGGTCGGTATCTTCGCCCTCAAGAGCTTTCAATGCAGAGCCGTGAACGAAAGGTGTTTTATCACCAGGGAAGTTGTATTTATTGAGAAGGTCTTTGATTTCTTCTTTTACCATCTCAATCATGTCTTCTCTTTCATCAGCAGCTAACATGTCTGCTTTGTTAAGATAAACTACGATATAAGGAACACCTACTTGGCGAGCAAGAAGGATGTGCTCTTTTGTCTGAGGCATAGCACCGTCAGTTGCAGAAACCACAAGGATTGCTGCGTCCATTTGCGCCGCGCCGGTGATCATGTTTTTAACATAGTCGGCGTGACCTGGACAATCTACGTGAGCATAATGTCTGTTAGGAGTTTCATATTCTTGGTGGGAAGTAGCAATAGTGATCCCACGAGCCTTTTCTTCTGGTGCGTTATCGATTTGGTCGTAAGCAATTGCTTTGTTCTTTCCACCGATTACTTTCGCTAATGTTGTAGTAATAGCGGCAGTTAGAGTGGTCTTACCATGGTCGACGTGACCAATTGTTCCGATGTTTAAATGTGGTTTTGAACGGTCAAATTTTTCTTTAGCCATTGTTAAAATCTACTCCTCAATCGTGGTTCAAAGACCCGATTCGGGTTCTTTAC
The nucleotide sequence above comes from Leptospira kobayashii. Encoded proteins:
- the tuf gene encoding elongation factor Tu, with amino-acid sequence MAKEKFDRSKPHLNIGTIGHVDHGKTTLTAAITTTLAKVIGGKNKAIAYDQIDNAPEEKARGITIATSHQEYETPNRHYAHVDCPGHADYVKNMITGAAQMDAAILVVSATDGAMPQTKEHILLARQVGVPYIVVYLNKADMLAADEREDMIEMVKEEIKDLLNKYNFPGDKTPFVHGSALKALEGEDTDLGMKSIIKLMEAVDTYVPNPTRIIDKPFLMPVEDVFSITGRGTVATGRVEQGVLKINDEIEIVGIRDTTKSVVTGIEMFRKLLDQAEAGDNIGALLRGTKKEDIERGQVLAKPGTITPHRKFKAEVYVLTKDEGGRHTPFFNNYRPQFYFRTTDITGVCNLPGGMEMVMPGDNVTMSIELIHPIAMDQGLKFAIREGGRTIGSGVVAEIVE